The proteins below come from a single Drosophila kikkawai strain 14028-0561.14 chromosome 3R, DkikHiC1v2, whole genome shotgun sequence genomic window:
- the LOC108084339 gene encoding uncharacterized protein: MKISWQTFPKLIIVLPLLHFILGQRLQAESKELKRRKESEQPNAENVNIAWLMRQQEKLRKSQGDTLYGRK, translated from the exons ATGAAGATAAGCTGGCAAACCTTTCCCAAATTGATCATTGTGCTGCCCCTTCTGCACTTTATTCTGGGCCAACGCCTTCAGGCCGAGTCTAAGGAACTGAAGCGTCGCAAGGAGTCGg AGCAACCTAATGCGGAGAATGTAAACATCGCGTGGCTGATGAGGCAGCAGGAGAAGTTGCGAAAATCCCAAGGAGACACCCTGTACGGAAGGAAGTAA